From the Xenopus laevis strain J_2021 chromosome 7L, Xenopus_laevis_v10.1, whole genome shotgun sequence genome, the window CTTCATCATTTAGATGCGTCTCCTGGAGGAGAGCTATGTCGCAATTTAATCTTTTAAGGTGTTGAaggacttttctcctttttatataGTGGTTCAAACCATTGATGTTCCAAGAAATTATATTTAGTGAAATTTTGTTACTTAATTAACAAGGGCATATAGAGCATGTTTGCAGGAACTTTAAAGGCAATTTTAAAGGTAACCTTCACTGAGCGTGTAAAAATACATGTAGTAGTAGGAACAATATTAAGTATACATTTCTTGACATAAAACCGAACATAACCCATGATTAAATACCAAACTTCACAAAGCAAATCAAGAAACTAACTAACAGCAGAAGGACCTCCTTTTTTCCCTAGTAATAGAGGTCGTTTAACCCTCTACCAAAGAGGAGTTATCAGATTGAAGAGCACCTCCAGCCAACATATCATTCCTCTTGGCTATTAAGAGTCAAACACCATGTCATCTTCGCTAGAAAGAGGTGGAGCAATTTTTGTTGATGACAAAGGTGATCTGGATCTTGACCTTGCTCTTTGAGTATCACCCAGGTCTTGTCTAGGTTCTTTTGAAGAACTTTGAGTTTGTtggaaaagttaatataaagagaCAGCAATGATTGGCAAGCTTTGGAAAATTCTTTCCTCTTTTGGGCAAGAAAAAGTGAATAATCTTGAAAGATTAGGATTTTATTCCCTTCTATTTCCAAACCTCTGGATTTTTTGTAAGCTTGGAGAAGGTAATTTTTGTCAGAATAATCCAGGAATTTGGCAATGACCACTCTTGGTCTGGTGAGATGAGCTTCTTTGAAGGGGCCGATCCTGTGTATTCTTTCAATTTTCATTCCAGTTTCCAGGGAAACTCCCAACTTTTGCGGTATAATCTTGGAAACAAGCTTAGCTAGAGAGTCTATTTTGTGTGATTCCGAGATGCCAACAAATCTTAAGTTGTTTCGACGGGATCTGTTCTCCAAATCATCTACTTTCAGGAACAGTTCTTGCGATCTTTTTTCCAAGAATTCAATTTTCTTTTGTGCTTTGTTAGTATCGTCATAGACAGAGGAGACAGCAGATTCTAACTCCGAAAACCTCTTGTCATGGCGTCCCAATTGCTGGGAGATTTTACCAACTTCCAATTGTAATTTGTCTATAGTTTTGTTGATTGACATCTCTATAACAGGATTTATTAGTCTTGCTACCTCATTAGCGATCAGAGAATAGTCCTCGCCAGAATCCTGTTTTTGTGTAGAGGTTTTTTGGAATTGCCCAGAGACGGAGATTTCAGTGTCTAATTGTCTAGCATTCTTTTTGTGTGATTTCTCATACGTTCTGCCATTGAATTTTGctgccattttcttttttaaccctGTGTACCTCCTTtactttcctttttccttttatttgttttttttttttttttttataattttaatttattttttatatttttgaattttacttATATAACCTTAATATGTAATCTGAGGTAATAGAGCCTTGGAGAAATAGATACTGAAGCTATTGTTTCAGAAGTTCATCAAATTTTGCCTTCAGCgtagcaagttaaaaaaaaatggctgccaACAAGGTGAAAGAAAGTATTGCAAAGGAACCCAGATGGTGACAATTCGTGTAACTATATTGAAAAGGGTACTCCAGCTGGGGAGAGTTAATCCTGAAGTGGAGTAGTGAGACACATTAGAATTGAAGCTGGACTCCACTAAAATGAACTATTCAGTCACTAGGAGCCTTAATTAATCACTCCACCGTCACGTCAAGTTTGACCACAAGATGGCGCCTGggtcatactgtatatggcactGAGGAGAAAGGTTTACCAGCGCTTCTGGTAATAAACCTTATAGAAGCAGCGTTCCACTTCAATGAGGAAACCCCTGGACCAGATCACAATTACCTCAGCTCATTTAGCTGGGTGCCATTACACATTCCACTCAGACCTTATGGGGCCAGCTGCTGCAGCGGGTTACTCTTTCCCTCACAGGATTCTTTCACAGAGATTTATTAGAGCGCCCAAGAATTCAGACACCAACTGTGAGTAATTACTTTCACCTCCGACCTCCTACAAGCTTATCGGAAGGTTTGCTGCTTATAAATTGCAGCTTTTACGATGTTGGCTAGTGGAGCTCTACTCCCAAGCCTCCATATACATTGGGCGCCGAACCGGAAGTCCCCGATGGATGATCCCCTTGCTGTGCAGGAACTGCAGGCCGCATATCATCTCTGCCGAATAGAAccttttaaacaaagaaaaaatgattaaCTCCAGAAAGATTACTCTATAAGATATGTGTTTCCTAAGACTTGACTAACAAATGATCAATGTTTATTGGTTATTAGCCAAGCTGCAAACtttacccaatttttttttctattcccccCCCCATAGGTTTAATTGGTACAAAAGTATTTCTTGGTGATATTACACAAGTACAATTTACCACATGTGCCACTTACTGGACTCTCTCCCTTTCCAGCCATCCGTTGTCCAATTCGTCTTCAAGGCTTCCCCGTCGCCTCGGATTCTTTGTAAGGAGCTAAAGTttgaaaaggcaattattttcaaACCACGGATTTTAAACTCACTAGAAAAACACACCAATAAAACCACTACAAATGATCCATAGGTTTGCAGGATAGTTATTCACTTTGCTGATTGTTGGAATTGAACTGAAAACAGTCATTGAGTCGGGGACAGGCTTTAATTATACATTATGGAACATTGCGCTTTAGAAAGTAACATAAAATTCCTGTAGCTCATTGATGTTGTTGTATACCCCTTTAAGAATGCAAAGGCGATAAAAAAGGTTTTAAGTAAGACAACGCATAAACATATTTGTGTTACAATACTGTACCTCTATCCCACTGTTGCTACCCACCTTTTCCAGAAGATCTATTAGATCATCATCCAGCCATAGAGGTATTACAAGCTCACCCAAGGTGATCATTTCAATGAGTCTTGCTCTGTCGTCGCTGTAAAACAGGGCCTCTCCACTGGCCAAGTCACAGATGGTGATCCCAAGAGACCACCAGTCGACCGCTGCATTATATGGCACTCCTTGTAGGATCTTGAACAGAAAGAAAAGTTATTACTTAAGGGCAAACATGCAGGCATATTCACAGATACAAAAACAAATCAATCTAAATAAAGTTCAAGTGCTTATTTGTATAACATGTAGGTATATATGTCTTTGATAGACGTGAGCTAGATACAGTCCTTTTGTCCTTGCCATATTCtcctttactatttatttttacttggtttctactgtaaatatactgttATTCTATGTCTTACCTCCGGGGCCATGTATGCCAGAGTTCCGTGCTCGCCAGTGATGGTATCATCTTTAAAGACATTTTGTACAGCCAGGCCGAAGTCTGAAATCCTAGCATGGCCTTTGTGATCCAACAAGATGTTGAGGGGtttgatgtctctgtaataaagagATTAAAGGAGTTATACTACACACAAGAAGAAGGCAAGGGCGGCTGATTTGCAGAGCAACCTGAGTGTGGCCTCTGCTGTAGAATGTTACAGAGATGAAGAAATCTATACTGACCGATGGATGATCCCCTTGCTGTGCAGGAACTGCAGGCCGCATATCATCTCTGCCGAATAGAACcttgtaaacaaagaaaaaatgattaaCTCCAGAAAGATTACTCTATAAGATATGTGTTTCCTAAGACTTGACTAACAAATGATCAATGTTTATTGGTTATTAGCCAAGCTGCAAACtttacccaatttttttttctatttccccCCCCCATGGGTTTAATTGGTATAAAAGTATTTCTTGGTGATATTACACAAGTACAATTTACCACATGTGCCACTTACTGGACTCTCTCCCTTTCCAGCCATCCGTTGTCCAATTTGTCTTCAAGGCTTCCCCGTCGCCTCGGATTCTTTGTAAGGAGCTAAAGTttgaaaaggcaattattttcaaACCACCGATTTTAAACTCGCTAGAAAAACACACCAATAAAACCACTACAAATGATCCATAGGTTTGCAGTATAGTTATTCACTTTGCTGATTGTTGGAATTGAACTGAAAACAGTCATTGAGTCGGGGACaggcttttattatacattatggAACATGGCGCTTTAGAAAGTAACATAAAATTCTTGTAGCTCATTCATGTTGTTGTATACCCCTTTAAGAATGCAAAGGcactaaaaaaaggttttaagtaAGACAACGCATAAACACATTTGTGTTACAATACTGTACCTCTATCCCACTGTTGCTACCCACCTTTTCCAGAAGATCTATTAGATCATCATCCAGCCATTGAGGTATTACAAGCTCACCCAAGGTGATCATTTCAATGAGTCTTGCTCTGTCGTCGCTGTAAAACAGGGCCTCTCCACTGGCCAAGTCACAGATGGTGATCCCAAGAGACCACCAGTCGACCGCTGCATTGTATTCTACTCCTTGTAGGAtcttgaacagaaagataagttatTACTTAAGGGCAAACATGCAGGCATATTCACAGATACAAAAACAAATCAATCTAAATAAAGTTCAAGTGCTTAATTGTATAACATGTAGGTATATATGTCTTTGATAGAGGTGAGCTAGATACAGTCCTTTTGTCCTTGCCATATTCtcctttactatttattttttcttggtttctactgtaaatatactgtaattccaTGTCTTACCTCCGGGGCCATGTATGCCAGAGTTCCGTGCTCGCCAGTGATGGTATCATCTTTAAAGACATTTTGTACAGCCAGGCCGAAGTCTGAAATCCTAGCATGGCCTTTGTGATCCAACAAGATGTTGAGGGGtttgatgtctctgtaataaagagATTAAAGGAGTTACACTACACACAAGAAGAAGGCAAGGGCGGCTGAATTGCAGAGCAACCTGAGTGTGGCCTCTGCTGTAGAATGTTACAGAGATGAAGAAATCTATACTGACCGATGGATGATCCCCTTGCTGTGCAGGAACTGCAGGCCGCATATCATCTCTGCCGAATAGAAtcttttaaacaaagaaaaaatgattaaCTCCAGAAAGATTACTCTATAAGATATGTGTTTCCTAAGACTTGACTAACAAATGATCAATGTTTATTGGTTATTAGCCAAGCTGCAAActttgcccaattttttttttctatttcccccccccccataggttTAATTGGTATAAAAGTATTTCTTAGTGATATTACACAAGTACAATTTACCACATGTGCCACTTACTGGACTCTCTCCCTTTCCAGCCATCCGTTGTCCAATTCGTCTTCAAGGCTTCCCCGTCGCCTCGGATTCTTTGTAAGGAGCTAAAGTTTGAAACGGCAATTATTTTCAAACCACCGATTTTAAACTCCCTaaaaaaacacaccaataaaACTACTACAAATGATTCATAGGTTTGCAGGATAGTTATTCACATTGCTGATTGTTGGAATTGAACTGAAAACAGTCATTGAGTCGGGGACaggcttttattatacattatggAACATGGCGCTTTAGAAAGGAACATAAAATTCCTGTAGCTCATTCATGTTGTTGTATACCCCTTTAAGAATGCAAAAGCGATAAAAAAGGTTTTAAGTAAGACAAGGCATAAACACATTTGTGTTACAATACTGTACGTCTATCCCACTGTTGCTACCCACCTTTTCCAGAAGATCTATTAGATCATCATCCAGCCATTGAGGTATTACAAGCTCACCCAAGGTGATCATTTCAATGAGTGTTGCTCTGTCGTCGCTGTAAAACAGGGCCTCTCCACTGGCCAAGTCACAGATGGTGATCCCAAGAGACCACCAGTCGACCGCTGCATTATATGGCACTCCTTGTAGGATCTTGAACAGAAAGAAAAGTTATTACTTAAGGGCAAACATGCAGGCATATTCACAGATACAAAAACAAATCAATCTAAATAAAGTTCAAGTGCTTATTTGTATAACATGTAGGTATATATGTCTTCGATAGACGTGAGCTAGATACAGTCCTTTTGTCCTTGCCATATTCTCCTTTACTAGTTATTTTTACTTGGtttctactgtaaatatactgtaattccaTGTCTTACCTCCGGGGGCCATGTATGCCAGAGTTCCGTGCTCGCCAGTGATGGTATCATCTTTAAAGACATTTTGTACAGCCAGGCCGAAGTCTGAAATCCTAGCATGGCCTTTGTGATCCAACAAGATGTTGAGGGGtttgatgtctctgtaataaagagATTAAAGGAGTTACACTACACACAAGAAGAAGGCAAGGGCGGCTGAATTGCAGAGCAACCTGAGTGTGGCCTCTGCTGTAGAATGTTACAGAGATGAAGAAATCTATACTGACCGATGGATGATCCCCTTGCTGTGCAGGAACTGCAGGCCGCATATCATCTCTGCCGAATAGAACcttgtaaacaaagaaaaaatgattaaCTCCAGAAAGATTACTCTATAAGATATGTGTTTCCTAAGACTTGACTAACAAATGATCAATGTTTATTGGTCATTAGCCAAGCTGCAAACtttacccaattttttttttctattccccccccccataggtTTAATTGGTATAAAAGTATTTCTTGGTGATATTACACAAGTACAATTTACCACATGTGCCACTTACTGGACTCTCTCCCTTTCCAGCCATCCGTTGTCCAATTCGTCTTCAAGGCTTCCCCGTCGCCTCGGATTCTTTGTAAGGAGCTAAAGTttgaaaaggcaattattttcatACCACGGATTTTAAACTCACTAGAAAAACACACCAATAAACCCACTACAAATGATCCATAGGTTTGCAGGATAGTTATTCACTTTGCTGATTGTTGGAATTGAACTGAAAACAGTCATTGAGTCGGGGACaggcttttattatacattatggAACATGGCGCTTTAGAAAGTAACATAAAATTCTTGTAGCTCATTCATGTTGTTGTATACCCCTTTAAGAATGCAAAGGCACTAAAAAAAGGTTTTACGTAAGACAACGCATAAACACATTTGTGTTACAATACTGTACCTCTATCCCACTGTTGCTACCCACCTTTTCCAGAAGATCTATTAGATCATCATCCAGCCATTGAGGTATTACAAGCTCACCCAAGGTGATGATTTCAATGAGTCTTGCTCTGTCGTCGCTGTAAAACAGGGCCTCTCCACTGGCCAAGTCACAGATGGTGATCCCAAGAGACCACCAGTCGACCGCTGCATTATATGGCACTCCTTGTAGGATCTTGAACAGAAAGAAAAGTTATTACTTAAGGGCAAACATGCAGGCATATTCACAGATACAAAAACAAATCAATCTAAATAAAGTTCAAGTGCTTAATTGTATAACATGTAGGTATATATGTCTTTGATAGGCGTGAGCTAGATACAGTCCTTTTGTCCTTGCCATATTCtcctttactatttatttttacttggtttctactgtaaatatactgtaattccaTGTCTTACCTCCGGGGCCATGTATGCCAGAGTTCCGTGCTCGCCAGTGATGGTATCATCTTTAAAGACATTTTGTACAGCCAGGCCGAAGTCTGAAATCCTAGCATGGCCTTTGTGATCGAACAAGATGTTGAGGGGtttgatgtctctgtaataaagagATTAAAGGAGTTACACTACACACAAGAAGAAGGCAAGGGCGGCTGATTTGCAGAGCAACCTGAGTGTGGCCTCTGCTGTAGAATGTTACAGAGATGAAGAAATCTATACTGACCGATGGATGATCCCCTTGCTGTGCAGGAACTGCAGGCCGCATATCATCTCTGCCGAATAGAACcttgtaaacaaagaaaaaatgattaaCTCCAGAAAGATTACTCTCTAAGATATGTGTTTCCTAAGACTTGACTAACAAATGATCAATGTTTATTGGTTATTAGCCaagctgcaaattttttttttctatttccccCCCCCATAGGTTTAATTGGTATAAAAGTATTTATTGGTGATATTACACAAGTACAATTTACCACATGTGCCACCTACTGGACTCTCTCCCTTTCCAGCCATCCGTTGTCCAATTCGTCTTCAAGGCTTCCCCGTCGCCTCGGATTCTTTGTAAGGAGCTAAAGTttgaaaaggcaattattttcatACCACGGATTTTAAACTCACTAGAAAAACACACCAATAAAACCACTACAAATGACCCATAGGTTTGCAGGATAGTTATTAATTTTGCTGATTGTTGGAATTGAATTGAAAACAGTCATTGAGTCGGGGACaggcttttattatacattatggAACATGGCGCTTTAGAAAGGAACATAAAATTCCTGTAGCTCATTCATGTTGTTGTATACCCCTTTAAGAATGCAAAGGCGATAAAAAAGGTTTTAAGTAAGACAACGCATAAACACATTTGTGTTACAATACTGTACCTCTATCCCACTGTTGCTACCCACCTTTTCCAGAAGATCTATTAGATCATCATCCAGCCATTGAGGTATTACAAGCTCACCCAAGGTGATCATTTCAATGAGTCTTGCTCTGTCGTCGCTGTTAAACAGGGCCTCTCCACTGTCCAAGTCACAGATGGTGATCCCAAGAGACCACCAGTCGACCGCTGCATTATATGGCACTCCTTGTAGGATCTTGAACAGAAAGAAAAGTTATTACTTAAGGGCAAACATGCAGGCATATTCACAGATACAAAAACAAATCAATCTAAATAAAGTTCAAGTGCTTATTTGTATAACATGTAGGTATATATGTCTTTGATAGACGTGAGCTAGATACAGTCCTTTTGTCCTGTGCCATATTCTCCTTTACTAGTTATTTTTACTTGGtttctactgtaaatatactgtaattccaTGTCTTACCTCCGGGGCCATGTATGCCAGAGTTCCGTGCTCGCCAGTGATGGTATCATCTTTAAAGACATTTTGTACAGCCAGGCCGAAGTCTGAAATCCTAGCATGGCCTTTGTGATCCAACAAGATGTTGAGGGGtttgatgtctctgtaataaagagATTAAAGGAGTTACACTACACACAAGAAGAAGGCAAGGGCGGCTGATTTGCAGAGCAACCTGAGTGTGGCCTCTGCTGTAGAATGTTACAGAGATGAAG encodes:
- the LOC121395460 gene encoding protein kinase C delta type-like, with the translated sequence MEYLSGESLEDELDNGWLERERVQFYSAEMICGLQFLHSKGIIHRDIKPLNILLDHKGHARISDFGLAVQNVFKDDTITGEHGTLAYMAPEVRHGITVYLQ
- the LOC121395375 gene encoding mitogen-activated protein kinase HOG1-like, whose translation is MITLGELVIPLWLDDDLIDLLEKLLTKNPRRRGSLEDELDNGWLERERVQFYSAEMICGLQFLHSKGIIHRGLPVRRPMYMEAWE